A genomic region of Streptosporangium lutulentum contains the following coding sequences:
- a CDS encoding FGGY-family carbohydrate kinase, producing the protein MIVGVDAGTSGVKAVAFAPDGEVVAVESRSLALAHPGPGQVEQDAETVVAAVEEVLDRLVAGGVRADEVRAAGLTGQGDGLWLLDEQGRPAGPALSWLDGRATPLVDGWMRDGTFEELFRRTGNAAFPGAGAPLLAHLDRGSPETLDRAATAARCKDMIMQRLTGVRATDLSDASNLFTDPRTRTRDADLLRLCGLEHRQGLLPPVSAELPAGEILGGALGGVPLSAGPYDLPACAAGAGVTRPGDGLLIIGTTLACEVVTDHLDLGGEPAGQTLCLPDGWLRAMPAMTGTAALDWLLGLVGARHDELGALLGQSPPGARGVRFLPYLSPSGERAPFVEPAARGRLDGLELAVTKADVVRAGCEGLAFAARHCFEAAGLTGEVAVCGGGTGSEDWLQIFADALGRPLRLARGPEVGARGAALAAARRFGLAVDEAAWTAGTRWYEPRHDLEEHYRRYLDDVRNLRSSL; encoded by the coding sequence ATGATCGTCGGAGTCGACGCCGGGACGTCCGGGGTCAAGGCGGTGGCGTTCGCGCCGGACGGCGAGGTGGTGGCGGTCGAGTCGCGGTCGCTGGCGCTCGCCCATCCGGGGCCCGGCCAGGTCGAGCAGGACGCGGAGACGGTGGTCGCGGCCGTCGAGGAGGTCCTCGACCGGCTCGTGGCCGGAGGCGTGCGGGCGGACGAGGTCCGGGCCGCCGGGCTCACCGGCCAGGGAGACGGGCTCTGGCTGCTCGACGAGCAGGGACGGCCCGCGGGTCCGGCCCTGTCCTGGCTGGACGGCCGCGCCACCCCGCTGGTCGACGGGTGGATGCGCGACGGCACGTTCGAGGAGCTGTTCCGGCGCACCGGAAACGCCGCCTTCCCCGGCGCGGGCGCCCCCCTGCTCGCCCACCTCGACCGCGGCAGCCCCGAGACGCTGGACCGGGCGGCCACCGCCGCCCGCTGCAAGGACATGATCATGCAGCGGCTCACCGGCGTGCGCGCCACGGACCTGTCGGACGCCTCCAACCTGTTCACCGATCCGCGGACGAGGACCCGCGACGCGGACCTTCTCCGCCTGTGCGGTCTGGAGCATCGTCAGGGGCTGCTCCCGCCCGTCTCCGCCGAACTCCCCGCGGGGGAGATCCTGGGGGGCGCCCTCGGCGGCGTCCCGCTCTCCGCCGGGCCGTACGACCTGCCCGCCTGCGCCGCGGGGGCGGGCGTCACCCGGCCCGGCGACGGCCTGTTGATCATCGGGACCACGCTCGCCTGCGAGGTCGTCACCGACCACCTGGACCTGGGCGGAGAACCCGCCGGCCAGACCCTCTGCCTGCCGGACGGCTGGCTGCGCGCGATGCCCGCCATGACCGGCACGGCGGCGCTCGACTGGTTGCTCGGCCTGGTCGGGGCCCGGCACGACGAGCTCGGCGCGCTCCTCGGGCAGAGCCCGCCCGGGGCGCGCGGCGTGCGCTTCCTGCCCTACCTCTCCCCGTCGGGAGAGCGGGCGCCGTTCGTCGAGCCGGCTGCGAGGGGCCGGCTCGACGGGCTGGAACTGGCCGTGACCAAGGCCGACGTCGTCCGCGCCGGCTGCGAGGGGCTGGCCTTCGCGGCGAGGCACTGCTTCGAGGCGGCGGGGCTGACCGGGGAGGTGGCCGTCTGCGGCGGAGGCACGGGCTCCGAGGACTGGCTGCAGATCTTCGCGGACGCGCTGGGCCGCCCGCTCCGGCTGGCCCGGGGACCGGAGGTGGGCGCCAGGGGCGCGGCGCTGGCGGCGGCCCGCCGGTTCGGCCTCGCCGTGGACGAGGCCGCCTGGACGGCGGGTACGCGCTGGTACGAGCCCCGTCACGACCTGGAGGAGCACTACCGGCGCTACCTCGACGACGTACGGAACCTGAGAAGTTCACTGTGA
- a CDS encoding 2-hydroxyacid dehydrogenase, translating into MLRDVVNVLVAGDHFVRPAAVAEGLHAELGERVAVTSLTGPWPMRPFGPIAEVHEASGDEDELIAALQDVEVAITQMAPFTSRVLSNAPALKLLVVTRGGPVNVNLAEAAARGVTVCSTPGRNAPAAAELAVALTLGVLRRLSEVHATMREGQWRSDLYAYDACGGELDGSEVGIVGFGAIGRRVAAAFQALGARVLVADPFAGSLPEGVTPVELPELLARSRVVSLHARLTAETNGLIGAAELALMPRGAVLINTARGALVDTDALTAALESGHLGGAGLDVYEPEPLPASHPLRSAPNTLLIPHLAGATRQTADRAIRMAVEEVARWCRDEPLAYAVAAPALTG; encoded by the coding sequence ATGCTGAGAGATGTCGTGAACGTGCTCGTCGCCGGAGATCATTTCGTCCGGCCCGCCGCCGTCGCCGAAGGACTCCACGCCGAGCTGGGCGAGCGCGTCGCGGTGACGTCCCTGACCGGGCCGTGGCCGATGCGGCCGTTCGGCCCGATCGCCGAGGTGCACGAGGCGTCCGGAGACGAGGACGAGCTGATCGCCGCGCTCCAGGACGTCGAGGTCGCGATCACCCAGATGGCGCCGTTCACCTCCCGGGTCCTGTCGAACGCCCCCGCGCTGAAGCTCCTCGTGGTCACCCGGGGCGGGCCCGTCAACGTGAACCTCGCCGAGGCCGCCGCGCGAGGGGTGACGGTGTGCTCCACCCCGGGGCGCAACGCCCCCGCCGCGGCGGAGCTGGCGGTGGCGCTGACCCTGGGCGTGCTGCGCCGCCTCAGCGAGGTGCACGCCACGATGCGCGAGGGACAGTGGCGCTCCGACCTCTACGCGTACGACGCCTGCGGCGGGGAGCTCGACGGCTCCGAGGTGGGCATCGTCGGGTTCGGCGCCATCGGCCGCCGGGTCGCCGCCGCCTTCCAGGCGCTCGGCGCCCGCGTCCTCGTGGCCGACCCGTTCGCCGGCTCGCTGCCGGAGGGCGTGACCCCGGTGGAGCTGCCCGAGCTGCTCGCGCGCTCCCGGGTGGTGAGCCTGCACGCCCGCCTCACCGCCGAGACGAACGGCCTGATCGGGGCCGCCGAGCTGGCCCTGATGCCTCGCGGCGCGGTCCTGATCAACACCGCGCGGGGCGCCCTCGTGGACACGGACGCGCTCACGGCGGCCCTGGAGTCGGGACACCTGGGCGGGGCCGGCCTGGACGTCTACGAGCCGGAGCCGCTGCCCGCGTCCCACCCGCTGAGGTCCGCGCCCAACACCCTCCTCATCCCGCACCTGGCGGGGGCCACCCGGCAGACCGCCGACCGCGCGATCCGGATGGCGGTCGAGGAGGTCGCCCGCTGGTGCCGCGACGAGCCCCTCGCCTACGCGGTCGCCGCCCCCGCTCTCACCGGCTGA
- a CDS encoding DeoR/GlpR family DNA-binding transcription regulator: MNSRQHTAGGASRRQAMAEHVMRQGSASVTELAEAFAVSVMTVHRDLDELERQGMVRKFRGGATAQASNVFESNIVYRLTANQEEKEAIARHVAQLVEPGSSIMLDDSTTALAVARHLGDVTPLTVVTNFLEAIKLLAAAPGIRLMALGGEYHPTHDSFLGVACVDAVEAMSTDVVIVSTSAISDRYAFHQEQEIVLVKRAMLRSASRRILAIDHSKLDRVALHRVAPLDDFDLIVVDSRAPAEAVQRLRDKHRNVEVAEL; encoded by the coding sequence GTGAATTCGCGTCAGCACACGGCCGGCGGCGCCTCCCGTCGCCAGGCGATGGCCGAGCATGTCATGCGCCAGGGCTCGGCCTCGGTCACCGAACTCGCCGAGGCCTTCGCGGTCAGTGTGATGACGGTCCACCGCGACCTGGACGAGCTCGAACGCCAGGGGATGGTCCGGAAGTTCCGGGGAGGGGCGACCGCCCAGGCCTCCAACGTCTTCGAGAGCAACATCGTCTACCGGCTCACCGCCAACCAGGAGGAGAAGGAGGCGATCGCGCGGCACGTCGCCCAGCTCGTCGAGCCCGGCAGCTCGATCATGCTCGACGACTCCACGACCGCGCTCGCGGTGGCCAGGCACCTCGGTGACGTCACCCCGCTCACCGTGGTCACGAACTTCCTGGAGGCGATCAAGCTGCTCGCGGCGGCGCCCGGCATCCGGTTGATGGCGCTCGGCGGGGAGTACCACCCCACGCACGACTCCTTCCTCGGCGTCGCCTGCGTGGACGCCGTCGAGGCGATGAGCACCGACGTGGTGATCGTCTCCACCTCCGCGATCTCCGACCGCTACGCCTTCCACCAGGAGCAGGAGATCGTTCTGGTCAAGAGGGCGATGCTCCGCTCCGCGTCCCGCCGCATCCTGGCCATCGACCACTCCAAACTCGACAGGGTGGCGCTGCACCGGGTGGCCCCGCTCGACGACTTCGACCTCATCGTCGTCGACTCGCGGGCCCCGGCGGAGGCCGTCCAGCGTCTACGGGACAAACACCGCAACGTCGAGGTCGCCGAGCTCTAG
- a CDS encoding histidine phosphatase family protein — MTIFLARHGRTEWSVQGRYAGVSDIPLDEVGQGQARLLARWARGARLTGVVSSPLVRARDTATGAAHAAKLQVRTDPRLRELDFGVAEGLRRTELDPDTVRRFEADPVTDFLPGGEDPVLAVERVTECLRELASGGRVLVVAHNTILRLALCGLLGVPLADYRRRLPLIEHGSVTELVFGPGGPALRRFNSPIQ, encoded by the coding sequence ATGACGATCTTTCTTGCCCGGCACGGCCGTACCGAGTGGAGCGTCCAGGGACGCTACGCGGGCGTCAGCGACATCCCCCTCGACGAGGTGGGGCAGGGGCAGGCCCGGCTGCTCGCGAGGTGGGCGCGGGGGGCCAGGCTGACCGGTGTGGTGTCCTCGCCCCTGGTGCGCGCCCGCGACACCGCCACCGGCGCGGCCCACGCCGCGAAGCTGCAGGTGCGGACCGATCCCCGCCTGCGCGAGCTGGACTTCGGCGTCGCCGAGGGGCTTCGCCGCACCGAGCTGGACCCCGACACCGTACGGCGCTTCGAGGCCGACCCCGTCACGGACTTCCTGCCCGGCGGGGAGGATCCGGTCCTGGCCGTGGAGCGGGTCACCGAGTGCCTGCGAGAACTCGCCTCGGGCGGGCGGGTCCTCGTGGTCGCGCACAACACGATCCTGCGCCTGGCCCTGTGCGGGCTCCTGGGCGTCCCGCTGGCCGACTACCGCAGGCGGCTGCCGCTCATCGAGCACGGTTCGGTGACCGAGTTGGTCTTCGGCCCGGGAGGTCCGGCGCTGCGGCGCTTCAACTCCCCGATCCAATAG
- a CDS encoding FGGY-family carbohydrate kinase, with product MGSENFTGDPAWAGMDIGTQGVRVTVVDGRGTPLAAGSAPLDSLRGEGRGHEQNPEDWWRAAVAACRQATAGLAPGRIRALAVCSTSGTIVLADAAARPVSPALMYDDDRGRPYVERVTAAGRELWDDLNVRIQASWALPKLLWLAENGGLPDGARLLHSADFVTARLAGELTATDSSHALKSGYDSLGERWPLEVMSRLGLPSELFGPVVRPGGPIGEVGAEAAALTGLPEGCGIVAGMTDGCAGQIAAGALTPGSGVSVLGTTLVLKGVSEKLLRDPNGAVYSHRHPDGGWLPGGASNVGAGVLASVFPGRDLAALDEAAARYEPAGAVVYPLTARGERFPFYRPDAEQVVVGEIGSEAEHYAALLQGVAYGERLGVAALALLGAPVSEPLALVGGATRSRYWSQLRADVLGGPVRIPLHPEASVGMAVLAASSGRSLDETAREMVPRGELIDPRPDRVERFEHSFRLLVDALVERDYLTTELAAKAVAS from the coding sequence ATGGGTTCTGAGAACTTCACAGGTGATCCCGCGTGGGCCGGGATGGACATCGGCACCCAGGGAGTGCGGGTGACCGTCGTCGACGGCCGGGGCACGCCGCTGGCGGCGGGGTCCGCCCCGCTGGACAGCCTTCGCGGCGAGGGACGCGGGCATGAGCAGAACCCCGAAGACTGGTGGCGGGCCGCGGTCGCGGCGTGCCGGCAGGCCACGGCGGGCCTCGCCCCCGGGCGGATCCGAGCGCTCGCGGTGTGCAGCACCTCCGGCACGATCGTGCTCGCCGACGCCGCGGCCAGGCCCGTCTCGCCCGCCCTCATGTACGACGACGACCGGGGCCGCCCCTACGTGGAGCGGGTGACCGCCGCGGGGCGTGAGCTCTGGGACGATCTGAACGTGCGGATCCAGGCGTCGTGGGCACTGCCCAAGCTGCTCTGGCTCGCCGAGAACGGCGGGTTGCCCGACGGCGCGCGCCTGCTGCACTCCGCCGACTTCGTGACCGCGCGACTGGCGGGCGAGCTGACCGCGACCGACTCCAGCCACGCGCTGAAGAGCGGCTACGACTCGCTCGGAGAGCGCTGGCCGCTGGAGGTGATGTCCAGGCTGGGTTTGCCCTCCGAGCTGTTCGGCCCCGTCGTGCGGCCGGGTGGCCCGATCGGCGAGGTGGGGGCGGAGGCCGCGGCCCTCACCGGGCTTCCCGAGGGGTGCGGGATCGTCGCGGGCATGACCGACGGCTGCGCGGGCCAGATCGCCGCCGGCGCGCTGACGCCCGGCAGCGGGGTGTCCGTGCTGGGCACCACGCTGGTGCTCAAGGGCGTGAGCGAGAAACTCCTGCGCGACCCGAACGGCGCCGTCTACAGCCACCGCCATCCCGACGGCGGCTGGCTGCCCGGCGGCGCGTCGAACGTCGGCGCCGGCGTGCTGGCCTCGGTGTTCCCCGGCCGCGACCTGGCCGCCCTCGACGAGGCCGCCGCGAGGTACGAACCCGCGGGGGCCGTCGTCTACCCGCTCACCGCCCGCGGCGAGCGCTTCCCCTTCTACCGGCCGGACGCCGAGCAGGTCGTGGTCGGCGAGATCGGGTCGGAGGCCGAGCACTACGCGGCGCTGCTCCAGGGCGTCGCGTACGGGGAGCGGCTGGGGGTGGCCGCCCTCGCCCTGCTCGGCGCCCCCGTCTCCGAGCCCCTCGCGCTGGTCGGCGGAGCCACGCGCAGCCGCTACTGGTCCCAGCTCCGCGCCGATGTCCTGGGCGGGCCGGTCAGGATCCCCCTCCACCCCGAGGCGTCCGTCGGCATGGCCGTGCTCGCCGCCTCGTCCGGGCGCTCGCTGGACGAGACCGCCCGGGAGATGGTCCCCCGCGGCGAGCTGATCGACCCCCGCCCGGACCGCGTGGAGCGGTTCGAGCACAGCTTCCGCCTGCTCGTCGACGCGCTCGTCGAGCGGGACTACCTCACCACCGAACTCGCAGCGAAGGCGGTCGCGTCATGA
- a CDS encoding alpha-L-rhamnosidase: MDGRTARHALAQPSAPASPPATSPAPGFTPARETTAARLTPYGLRCEHRRTPLGVGEPRPLLSWRLASAQAGDDPVAYELEVGDWSSGRVDDPAAIGALYGGPPLLPRTRYDWRVTVWAEDGTAGSAESWFETGQDLWQASWIAHDPHAVEHVDPPTEGDQALSHHGLLPCPRLRTSFESSGVSRARLYISAKGLYEAGVNGHRAGDAELAPGWTDYRRRIQYQVHDVTPFLLDGENVLAVTLADGWWSGFVGFDPRRPGYHYGRFPELIAELHLTFEDGSTRVVATGEGWRTGHGAIRYGDLLKGECHDARAETPGWDLPGFDDSSWRPAVVTGDDHSLLVASRDEPVRALGELLPVSSTPVRPGVHLVDFGQNIAGRVRLTVRDQEPGRRVTVRHGEKLDGDDRLHTANLRTADATDVLITAGGAEEVFEPRFTYHGFRYAEVSGLDRLDDIRAVVLHSDTPPAGTFECSDPEINRLHENIVWGQRGNFVSVPTDCPQRDERLGWLADAQVFLPTACFNADVSGFFGKWTRDVVDAQSPEGGFPNVAPLLSGVADEGAPGWADAGVLVPWHLYRTYGDDRFLDVDAMARWVDFVARNNPDLIWRHRTGPHFADWLAPGPATPREVLATAFFHRSAALTAEAARVRGRHDEAERLGSLAVRIREAFAAEFVGDGGLVEGDTQTGYLLALAFGLLTPEQTVGAATRLAALVEESGPLTGFLGVNLLCPVLSAHGRDDLAHALLRRTEPPSWLYQVRQGATTVWERWDGVGAASMNSFNHYAFGSIGEWLYSGVAGIDQAPGSVAYRELVIRPLPGELSRAGASYESARGLISVSWRNDDEGFRLQTRIPPGATATVHLPGGDTHRVTSGDHIFELVRGEKA; the protein is encoded by the coding sequence GTGGACGGCAGAACGGCCCGCCATGCCCTCGCCCAGCCCTCGGCCCCGGCCTCGCCTCCCGCCACGTCCCCCGCGCCCGGCTTCACCCCGGCTCGTGAGACGACCGCGGCCAGGCTGACGCCGTACGGCCTGCGCTGCGAGCACCGGCGGACGCCGCTCGGCGTCGGCGAGCCCCGGCCGCTGCTGTCGTGGCGGCTCGCGTCGGCACAGGCGGGCGACGACCCCGTGGCCTACGAGCTGGAGGTGGGCGACTGGTCGAGCGGCAGGGTCGACGACCCCGCCGCGATCGGCGCCCTCTACGGCGGGCCGCCGCTCCTTCCCCGCACGAGGTACGACTGGCGCGTCACGGTCTGGGCCGAGGACGGCACCGCCGGCAGCGCGGAGTCGTGGTTCGAGACCGGCCAGGACCTCTGGCAGGCGTCCTGGATCGCGCACGACCCCCACGCCGTCGAGCACGTCGATCCGCCGACCGAGGGCGACCAGGCGCTCAGCCACCACGGCCTGCTGCCCTGCCCCCGGCTGCGCACGAGTTTCGAAAGCTCCGGGGTGAGCAGGGCCAGGCTCTACATCAGCGCCAAGGGCCTGTACGAGGCCGGGGTCAACGGCCACCGCGCCGGCGACGCCGAGCTCGCCCCGGGCTGGACCGACTACCGCAGGCGGATCCAGTACCAGGTCCACGACGTGACCCCGTTCCTGCTCGACGGCGAGAACGTGCTGGCCGTGACGCTCGCCGACGGCTGGTGGAGCGGCTTCGTCGGGTTCGACCCCCGCCGCCCCGGCTACCACTACGGCCGCTTCCCCGAGCTCATCGCCGAGCTCCACCTGACCTTCGAGGACGGCTCCACCCGGGTCGTCGCCACCGGTGAGGGCTGGCGCACCGGCCACGGCGCGATCCGCTACGGCGACCTGCTCAAGGGCGAGTGCCACGACGCCCGCGCCGAGACCCCGGGCTGGGACCTGCCCGGCTTCGACGACTCCTCCTGGCGCCCCGCCGTGGTCACCGGGGACGACCACTCCCTCCTCGTCGCCTCCCGCGACGAGCCGGTGCGCGCGCTCGGCGAGCTGCTCCCGGTCTCCTCCACCCCGGTCCGGCCCGGCGTGCACCTGGTCGACTTCGGGCAGAACATCGCCGGCCGGGTGCGGCTCACCGTGCGGGACCAGGAGCCGGGACGGCGGGTGACCGTACGGCACGGCGAGAAGCTCGACGGCGACGACCGCCTGCACACCGCGAACCTGCGCACCGCCGACGCGACCGACGTGCTGATCACCGCGGGCGGGGCGGAGGAGGTGTTCGAACCGCGGTTCACCTACCACGGCTTCCGCTACGCCGAGGTGAGCGGGCTCGACCGGCTCGACGACATCAGGGCGGTCGTCCTCCACAGCGACACCCCGCCGGCCGGCACGTTCGAGTGTTCGGACCCGGAGATCAACCGGCTGCACGAGAACATCGTCTGGGGCCAGCGCGGCAACTTCGTCAGCGTCCCCACCGACTGCCCGCAACGCGACGAACGGCTGGGCTGGCTCGCGGACGCGCAGGTGTTCCTGCCCACCGCCTGCTTCAACGCCGACGTCTCCGGGTTCTTCGGCAAGTGGACGCGGGACGTGGTGGACGCCCAGTCACCCGAGGGCGGTTTCCCCAACGTCGCCCCGCTGCTCAGCGGGGTGGCCGACGAGGGCGCGCCCGGCTGGGCGGACGCGGGGGTGCTGGTCCCCTGGCACCTCTACCGGACCTACGGCGACGACAGGTTTCTCGACGTCGACGCCATGGCCCGGTGGGTGGACTTCGTCGCGCGGAACAACCCCGACCTGATCTGGCGGCACCGGACCGGCCCGCACTTCGCCGACTGGCTGGCCCCCGGCCCCGCCACCCCGCGCGAGGTGCTGGCCACCGCGTTCTTCCACCGCAGCGCGGCGCTCACCGCCGAGGCCGCCCGGGTACGGGGCCGGCACGACGAGGCGGAGCGCCTCGGGTCGCTGGCCGTCCGCATCCGTGAGGCGTTCGCCGCGGAGTTCGTCGGCGACGGCGGCCTGGTCGAGGGCGACACCCAGACCGGATACCTGCTGGCGCTGGCGTTCGGCCTGCTCACCCCCGAGCAGACCGTCGGCGCCGCCACACGGCTGGCCGCGCTGGTCGAGGAGTCCGGTCCGCTGACCGGGTTCCTCGGCGTCAACCTGCTCTGCCCGGTGCTGTCCGCGCACGGCCGCGACGACCTCGCGCACGCCCTGCTCCGCAGGACCGAACCGCCGTCGTGGCTCTACCAGGTGCGACAGGGCGCGACCACCGTGTGGGAGCGCTGGGACGGGGTCGGGGCCGCCTCGATGAACTCCTTCAACCACTACGCGTTCGGATCGATCGGCGAGTGGCTCTACAGCGGCGTCGCCGGGATCGACCAGGCACCCGGTTCCGTCGCCTACCGGGAGCTGGTGATCCGGCCCCTTCCCGGCGAGCTGAGCCGGGCCGGCGCCTCCTACGAGTCGGCGCGCGGCCTCATCTCGGTGAGCTGGCGAAACGACGACGAAGGGTTCCGGCTCCAGACGCGCATCCCGCCCGGCGCCACGGCGACGGTGCACCTGCCCGGCGGCGACACCCACCGGGTGACCTCGGGGGACCACATTTTCGAGCTAGTCCGAGGAGAGAAAGCATGA